A single Crateriforma conspicua DNA region contains:
- a CDS encoding TadE/TadG family type IV pilus assembly protein, whose product MPARFQHGCRKSPVQHRARRGAAAVEFAVCLPVLVLLVFGSIEASSFIFLKQSISVSAYEGVRDAIRNEGSNATARQRIENILNSRGVQGYAVAFPSGESADADRGDEIVVEVSAPTQPNSPLAGQFIANRTIRSRVVMIKE is encoded by the coding sequence ATGCCAGCTCGATTCCAGCACGGTTGCCGGAAATCTCCGGTGCAACACCGCGCTCGACGAGGGGCTGCTGCGGTGGAGTTTGCCGTCTGTCTGCCGGTGCTGGTGTTGCTGGTGTTCGGGTCGATCGAAGCATCCAGCTTCATTTTCTTGAAGCAGTCGATCAGCGTTTCCGCCTACGAAGGCGTTCGTGACGCGATTCGCAACGAAGGCAGCAATGCCACGGCACGACAGCGGATCGAAAATATCTTGAATTCACGTGGCGTCCAAGGCTACGCGGTGGCCTTTCCATCGGGTGAATCTGCCGACGCGGATCGCGGTGACGAAATCGTTGTCGAAGTCAGTGCACCCACACAGCCCAACAGTCCGCTGGCCGGGCAATTCATCGCCAATCGAACGATTCGGTCACGTGTCGTCATGATCAAAGAGTGA